The Pieris napi chromosome 11, ilPieNapi1.2, whole genome shotgun sequence DNA segment ACTAGAGTATATTTGCTATTCTAGgtgtaaagtaataaaattttgttacagTTGACTGAAACAGATAAATCAGTAGAGCTTGTCCGAGTCGAGTTAACCGATTATTCTCGGCTTGTAGTTGTCGAAGCGATCACTTGTAACTGCCCACAAATTATGGTGACTTCCGTAATACACCAGCAGTACACCCTAGTTTTattaaaggcttttaatagGCGACGAGAAGATTTCACATATATTTAGTCCTATTCCACACATACTCCATAAGACGTAAATGAAATTAGAGAGATTATATGTTTACCCTGTTgtgttttaagatattttttcattgtctgttcaaactcaaacttaaaataactttattcatattgataacgaagtacacttatgaacgtcaacagaaaagataataaattgattctaaatttacatttactaccagatCCAGTGCTTTATGTTCTGGAGCCTGGTCGTACGCTTAGATTAGTTCTGTTTCGaatattatactggtgaaaatcaccattattttttaaatcgtttaTCTTTTTTGGAACATACAACATGGctacaagaatatattgaacagatagtgtcataatatataaatttattccgtaccgactcgtattaaatattagtacCGACGGAGGGAAGGCCTTCTCCAAATTCTTTAATTTGTCTCTCATCTTCGCTCCTATTTTCCAATCTACAAATAAACTGCAACTAAATACTATAATAGTGTGACTAGCTTACACTAGGGTAATGTTTCcaatttatttgcaattcaTAACCTAAATCTTCGGTCATACGACCCACTGCTGTGCTCTCTCTTTCCTTCACAGCGTAAGTGCAATTTGCAGGAGAGAGACAAATGTATTCTTTAcgtaaaacaatacaattagACTATTTAGGTTTAAGATTAAGGTGTTCATTTAGTGTGTTGTATTATCAGCACTATAATCAAAGATTATCGCATGACAtgtcagccctgcgattctgtaactcgctTCACACAGTCTCAGCGCTGATTTTTGCTGTCAAATCGTTCGTTTCGGtgtcatgttacaatttggtattctgataaacaataaccgcgacaaaagcgccgctcaaatgagattgttcacatttggaactaaaatttggcactgctacacttacgctccaaaattgttggtatttggtattctgatacataccatttgacatctcatctcacttaaatgtacattttgtacgtcaaattaaaagttgctctTCCCTCGCTGAAATCGTCATTTACCAGTGAGTTAGCCATTTTTAGCGAAGTTAACCCTAGATcactaaacttttttttttcaaactctGTCACTAAACATTAGTCCTACaaactaacaaaataaaaccgcaatatttatcaaaactagagtatttatttagaaaaagtcTACTTAAAATATGGAATGTCTTTTAAATTAccacataataaaacaaaaggttaaaaaaaattattcttggCAGTCGGCACACACTGGAACCGTATGTTCCCCGCAAATCGCCGTCTTGCAGCGGCTGCAAACATATTTAGTCATCCTGTGTTTTTTGTAAGGACAAAAAGAACATATTTTACGCTTATTTTGTTGCGCTTGAGAGGTACTAGGAGTAGCAtcttcaatttttaaaatatctttaatactAGCTTTTATATCCCTCCTCAAAGTGACAGTGTTATACCGCTCTCGTAACCATGGCTCTATGAGCTTATCGGCTAAACTTTGGACGAAACTCCTACGTCTCATTGGTTTTTGCCGTTCTCTGACCATGTTCGACACATAGATGACATATGAATTAATTAGGCACAGGTTCAAGACATTATAAAACACGCATTGAGGCCATCTATTGGTTTTGCGATTGACACATATAGCTGAGCACATTTGGTCGACAGTGTCGACAGCACCTTTggtactattataaaaatgtataatttcagGCTTTTTCGAAGTGGAGTTAATGTCTGGCTGACTGTGTACTGTCGAAAGAAGAAATACTGTCTTGTTAGATTTTGGTTTATACGAGACCAGAGTCTTCTCACCATCAAATGCAAACATCGAAGTATGAATCtttcttgattttttgtttttcatctCAGGTGGAATCTCTCGCTTATTACTACGTATTGTCCCAACAAGTGTGAGTTTATACGGGTCCTGAAGTAATTCTGAAGCAAGTGGCACTGAAGTGAACCAGTTGTCCATCGTAATATTTCTGTTTGTCCCATAGACAGGCTCACAGAGTTGTTTCACAAAATGTGTGGCAAGAGGCATATTATCGCAATTGGTTCCTTTACCCAAATAAGGCGTAGCATTGTATACGTACTTTGAATTAGAATCTGCAaccattacaatttttatgccGTACTTGTTAGGCTTATTGGGTATATAAATTCGAAATGGGCAGCGCCCTCTGAACCCAACTAATTGCTCATCGATTGTCAGATAGGAACTTGGCTTGTACCATTGTTTGCAATGACCAATGAATTTCTCCCAGAATTCTCTTATAGGTGCAAATTTATCGGATGCTCTTCTGTCTTGTCTGGTAGCTTTGTCATCAAATCGAAGGCATTTAAGCAAGAAATCAAATCTCTCAGCGCTCATGCAGGCTTTGAAAATGTTACCACTCCTTCTGTCATCAAACAATATTCTCGTGGGTAAATGATTACTTTTTATAGCAGCTGATTGCATAAGAAGACCCAGTAAAGCTTTTAGTTCAATAGCTGAAGTTGGAGAAATAGTATGAGTGAGTTCCTTGTACTtcaccttttttatttcaatctcTGCATTTGTGTAAATAACAAGTTGGTCAATCATTTCATCAGATAAATACAAATGAAATATTGGAAGTGGTTCTACCAAATCTCTTGCATCACTGTTAGGTCCGGGTACAAAATGAATAATGTTTCGAGCCGATGCACGAGTGTTTGAAGAGCGTGGAGTAGTTGCCCacttatgtttgttttttccATAAATGTATGGTCTCTCAGGTTGTATTACCAGATCCTGGTGAGAAGCTATGGGTGGACAAGGCTGCAAACACTCCAAAGAATCATCATCAGAATCTAGGATTCTGTTTCTGTTACGGCTTCTCCGGGAAACATTTAGATCTTCATCAGAAGAACTCGACGAATCATCTTCAATTTCGTCGGTATCCTCGACTAAGTCCTCCTCTAAGTTGTCATCAGGTTCGGAGTCCGAAGGCACACCAGATGGTCCAAAAAATGGTGAATCGTCATCGTCATTATCTGACTCGTTCAAAATCTGCAATATTTTATCTTGATCTCGTATCAAATCCATCTGTAACAGAAAATACtgctaaaacaaaatgttcaaaatctcataaaaaaataaaaaatgataataagttcataaaataaatattgctcGTAGTATcacacatatttattattcatttacattaatcagtaattagttattatagataaaatcgtaaataaaaagaaatatttcataacTTACCTTTCTTCACTTTTGTGGCGCAATTACTAAACATTAGCCTGAGAGACTACTATTGCGTAATATCTCCGGAAGTAGGAAGCGTGCGTACGCAATGCGAGTTCACGGGTCACTGATTGGCCGAATTAGGAAGGTACTGAGCGGCTGAGGGGGGTGCGGTAACGGGAACATACttagggtatgttccgatatacactgcgaccactgtacagagtaccgtcaatttagtatactgtgaaaccgtttctctatagccagctatactggttacaatttaaaacggaacgcagtccagtatactagtcagcttcgtttttcaacacagttttcaaatgagtgcatctaagtttttcaattcaacaagaaaaactattattggagtattatcgcattaaaaaaatctatattaatattaactgtcaattgaattaatactacaaagaaagtaagttagaattttaaatgtttgttattaaactgtaagttatatcagccgttaggcattcaagtggttttgattgatcacgtgatcaaagcactgcgagtaccttacctcgaaaacgccagtgctcgcagtagaagtatagcggggatttgtgacgtcatatatttcctaggacgctgcggctgtatactgcagtccatagcggaacaaatttttgaacagtgggagcactatacagtactcgcagtgtatatcggaacatacccatAAACAGCGAATGCGTCAGAGTCGTGTAGCCTGTGAGACTAATGTTTAGTGATCTAGGGTTAAAATGTGTTGttgttttatgtgaaaatattctaacataggacaatctatatgtatcttggggtaagtttataaaataatatttataatacagcattattttacgaaaaaattatatatataaacattaagcttcgtgaaatagaactttgttattgttacagaaggcccgtttccactttaaaagtttaaacctctatttcaagaaataaatgatgtaaaccattaaaaaattcttaatataatatctatagatggCGAAGAAAATGTAGGCCCGAAACGCCCAATTGGTTTCTCGGCGTTGGTTACTATCGCTTTTTTCCAATactcaagaaattatatggtattgacgaaacctagaacatatgctgctgagatgaacgaagagtctagtaaatagatgatctaaggtaaacattttgattattttagcattaaaaatatcatttttatccTAGAACCAATTTTTCGATGCAGTCTTGATCTTGTCTTGTCTCCAGCAGAGATAAGTCAAACAGAAAACGATAAATAAGTTAAGATaggtaaattttgtaatatatttgtatttttctactatactaaaattataaatctaataatttcagagatccccaaatgttcaaaattcctgaaagaaaaaaaaacattctgcctttgaagaagaagaatattgTACATTTGTATCATACGACAAGGCCCctggatataaaaagacacaatagtgcagacattttcaaattatttaatttagactacttatccttcaatttataataaatgataacacagtacaatttcggttcctatatttttataaaatatattgatataacattaaggttttggataaaaacattattctgctttacacaagtatgaaataccatcattacatacatgatggtttaagtacttattaagcttttttaaatttatcgttcataactattactttttacaaactaattagtaaatatattaagataaatatatttgtctacaaaataaagtagatgttaTTGATTAGCTCTATGTGAGGCTGGGTttgaataagtttttattatacttaagtttgttttactgaaagttattttgtagtgtgttaaaagtttactataatcattaaattaaatgtgtgttattatattgttcttttattaacctataaagtaacatggcttatatatttttcattttggcttagctatgtatttaactcggttactacgttttctataggcagtcattaaataagtggtagatttaattaatcattttattaatataatattattagatacaaaaaaaaatattatgaagtacacaattatcttaaacacggtaatacaatttttcatataaaaatcatagttgtccaaactgcattcaaaatagattagtggtctcggtttaatatctcttcttaacatttcaataattggtcattttcttcctcattcttgacaactaccactgatggctgtaatacaatgattatctgttaaaattgtaaatagggaaatgtggtaggtcactgtcctgacacaataatattgcatagcaatttaattattgtaaagttaaggtaaataataaaaaaaacttgcataaaacacacaaaaacttatatatgggatatctttgtatttctaagtaaagtatcttaaaaacatgtttgataatattataactaagccaaatattattaaaagttttatggtaacaaggcttagtaatttcgcacactatttgattcagtactatgaataaaaaaaatcttgggcaaacctatatttagactcaaaaatccaaatccaagtatgtactttaaaaacaattatttattaatgaaacaaatccaagacCCATAAAGGGTATGTTTAGTGCTAAAGTGTAGTCAGCAGCAATAACTATCTTTTGAttgcttcattaaataagttatggcaatgttgtttccaacatttaaaattaacgttgaTCACTTGAAATGGTATGAATTTGAGCAATTGAAAGCCTATATTTCATCCAACAtacctaacatgattattcatacttgtattctgaaatctgaacaattaaattaaattcaacttgatcagttaaaattatatatatattatatattattatagtttcttatatttcatgaatggaatttgaagttaggaaacctaaaaatatttttttatttgacatttttaaccaacaatttcattattctttacaatgtcgcttcgatttaacctattacatttgacttcaaatttgccatcaaacaaacaaactttgttaactGTTTTACTAGACACTACTTatacctatttatttactatgatagttattatatttctaaaatagttttaatagaattcagtttttatgagtgttagtaaaaacttaggtaatattgttgttgtgtgtttgacctctgaatcacttaaaaaggttgcaatagtagtttcatggcatctaaaaagtaccaacacttgcacttacacaaatgaataaatatataaacactaatttttcttctttatagataggtacccttttattttataattactcaacaaaatattatatgaaaacattggtattaaccttggttacctttagtaacattttgaaaatttaggACACCTATCCATCCTGTTTACTTTGAATCCGTAGCCCATTTGCTGAGAGAATCACTTTTAGCGTGACAtcatcttttatctttttgttaagataatattcttaaattttttacaatatatccagatgttaggtatcccttgtttcgtgctgaaacataattaatatttttaagtttctgtcGCTCATATACACCACGGCTGGTCAGTTGTCGGgtaaatacgaaatataaactcttaattggaagttataaacaaaatacgtaaCTTACGAttgactaataaataaactcactACTTACCTTTAAGCGGCCCCATTGCCAGAtgggttttaataattttcctcgctattctattattttccatcagataaatcatttttgagatattttcacagtttatcttttttttaatattcttcatttttattcttcaaacgtcgaccattttgttttattaaaaatattttgcttatgtatgatgaaaattttgacaattaactctttttataaaataaaatgagtcaattgtcacgatattaatagacaacaacTCACTAGGTTACCTCCCTCCACttatcaagacgtaatgtaaaatttcttaacagaataccatgagattccaaaaattacgtcagtgacgaagggagcgctgTTACTGCGTAGTGGACTCACGGAATaacagtgagttacagaatcgcagggcagactTCGAAACCGATTCAAAAATAACTGAATATCA contains these protein-coding regions:
- the LOC125054093 gene encoding piggyBac transposable element-derived protein 4-like produces the protein MDLIRDQDKILQILNESDNDDDDSPFFGPSGVPSDSEPDDNLEEDLVEDTDEIEDDSSSSSDEDLNVSRRSRNRNRILDSDDDSLECLQPCPPIASHQDLVIQPERPYIYGKNKHKWATTPRSSNTRASARNIIHFVPGPNSDARDLVEPLPIFHLYLSDEMIDQLVIYTNAEIEIKKVKYKELTHTISPTSAIELKALLGLLMQSAAIKSNHLPTRILFDDRRSGNIFKACMSAERFDFLLKCLRFDDKATRQDRRASDKFAPIREFWEKFIGHCKQWYKPSSYLTIDEQLVGFRGRCPFRIYIPNKPNKYGIKIVMVADSNSKYVYNATPYLGKGTNCDNMPLATHFVKQLCEPVYGTNRNITMDNWFTSVPLASELLQDPYKLTLVGTIRSNKREIPPEMKNKKSRKIHTSMFAFDGEKTLVSYKPKSNKTVFLLSTVHSQPDINSTSKKPEIIHFYNSTKGAVDTVDQMCSAICVNRKTNRWPQCVFYNVLNLCLINSYVIYVSNMVRERQKPMRRRSFVQSLADKLIEPWLRERYNTVTLRRDIKASIKDILKIEDATPSTSQAQQNKRKICSFCPYKKHRMTKYVCSRCKTAICGEHTVPVCADCQE